One genomic region from Pseudomonas sp. R5-89-07 encodes:
- a CDS encoding MarR family winged helix-turn-helix transcriptional regulator: MSSKEPDVWFRFVRAHRTVIREIERRLAEAQLPPYAWYDALWGLESGPEGTRRMHELADVLAIERYNLTRLVDRLEKDGLVVRSRSDGDGRAAFASITEAGRTLRKKMWKIYESTVDELFLSQIEPEQRQAFADALERTAGLAMDAGVQTRGRRKT; the protein is encoded by the coding sequence ATGTCGTCGAAAGAGCCTGATGTATGGTTCCGTTTTGTCAGGGCCCACAGGACGGTCATCCGTGAGATCGAGCGCCGGTTGGCCGAGGCGCAACTGCCGCCGTATGCCTGGTACGACGCGTTGTGGGGGCTGGAAAGCGGCCCTGAAGGTACCCGCCGCATGCATGAACTGGCCGATGTGCTGGCCATTGAGCGTTACAACCTCACACGTCTGGTCGACCGCCTGGAAAAAGACGGCCTGGTGGTGCGCTCGCGTTCCGACGGTGATGGCCGAGCGGCGTTTGCCTCGATCACCGAGGCGGGCCGCACCCTGCGCAAAAAGATGTGGAAAATCTACGAAAGCACCGTGGATGAGCTGTTCTTGTCGCAGATCGAGCCCGAGCAGCGCCAGGCCTTTGCCGATGCGCTGGAGCGCACGGCGGGGCTGGCGATGGATGCGGGTGTGCAAACCCGCGGTCGACGCAAAACCTGA